One Camelus bactrianus isolate YW-2024 breed Bactrian camel chromosome 14, ASM4877302v1, whole genome shotgun sequence genomic region harbors:
- the VPS36 gene encoding vacuolar protein-sorting-associated protein 36 isoform X1, whose protein sequence is MDRFVWTSGLLEINETLVIQQRGVRIYDGEEKIKFDAGTLLLSTHRLIWRDQKNHECCMAIPLSQIVFIEEQAAGIGKSAKIVVHLHPAANKEPGPFQSSKNSYIKLSFKEHGQIEFYRRLSEEMTQRRWENMPVSQSLQTKRGPQPGRIRAVGIVGIERKLEEKRKETDKNISEAFEDLSKLMVKAKEMVELSKSIANKIKDKQGDITEDETIRFKSYLLSMGIANPVTRETYGSGTQYHMQLAKQLAGILQAPLEERGGIMSLTEVYCLVNRARGMELLSPEDLVNACKMLAALKLPLRLRVFDSGVMVIELQSHKEEEMVASALETVSEKGSLTSEEFAKLVGMSVLLAKERLLLAEKMGHLCRDDSVEGLRFYPNLFMTQS, encoded by the exons ATAAAATTTGATGCCGGGACCCTCCTTCTTAGTACCCACCGACTGATTTGGAGAGATCAGAAAAATCAT GAATGCTGCATGGCCATTCCGCTTTCCCAAATCGTGTTCATTGAAGAACAGGCAGCTGGAATTGGGAAAAG TGCCAAAATAGTGGTCCATCTTCACCCAGCTGCTAACAAAGAACCTGGTCCATTCCAGAGTAGTAAGAACTCCTACATCAAGCTCTCCTTCAAAGAACATGGTCAGATTGAG TTTTACAGGCGATTATCAGAGGAAATGACACAGAGAAGATGGGAGAATATGCCAGTTTCCCAGTCATTACAAACAAAAAGAGGACCccag CCAGGAAGAATAAGGGCTGTAGGAATTGTAGGTATTGAaaggaaactggaagaaaaaagaaaagaaaccgaCAAAAACATTTCTGAG GCCTTTGAAGACCTCAGCAAACTAATGGTGAAG GCTAAGGAAATGGTGGAGTTATCAAAATCAATTGCTAATAAGATTAAAGACAAGCAAGGTGATATCACAGAAGATGAG ACCATCAGGTTTAAATCCTATTTGCTGAGCATGGGCATAGCTAAcccggttaccagggaaacctaCGGCTCGGGCACACAGTACCACATGCAGCTGGCCAAACAGCTGGCCGGAATATTGCAGGCGCCGTTAGAG GAACGAGGGGGAATAATGTCACTCACGGAAGTGTACTGTTTAGTAAACCGAGCTCGAGGAATGGAA tTGCTCTCACCAGAAGATTTGGTGAATGCATGCAAGATGCTGGCAGCACTGAAGTTACCTCTCAG GCTCCGAGTGTTTGACAGTGGCGTCATGGTCATTGAACTGCAGTCCCACAAGGAGGAGGAAATGGTGGCCTCAGCCTTGGAGACG GTTTCAGAAAAGGGATCCCTAACATCGGAAGAGTTTGCTAAGCTCGTGGGAATGTCTGTCCTCCTGGCTAAAGAAAG GTTGCTTCTTGCAGAGAAGATGGGCCATCTTTGCCGAGATGATTCAGTGGAAGGCTTGCGGTTTTACCCAAATTTATTTATGACACAGAGCTAA
- the VPS36 gene encoding vacuolar protein-sorting-associated protein 36 isoform X2: MDRFVWTSGLLEINETLVIQQRGVRIYDGEEKIKFDAGTLLLSTHRLIWRDQKNHECCMAIPLSQIVFIEEQAAGIGKSAKIVVHLHPAANKEPGPFQSSKNSYIKLSFKEHGQIEFYRRLSEEMTQRRWENMPVSQSLQTKRGPQPGRIRAVGIVGIERKLEEKRKETDKNISEAFEDLSKLMVKAKEMVELSKSIANKIKDKQGDITEDEERGGIMSLTEVYCLVNRARGMELLSPEDLVNACKMLAALKLPLRLRVFDSGVMVIELQSHKEEEMVASALETVSEKGSLTSEEFAKLVGMSVLLAKERLLLAEKMGHLCRDDSVEGLRFYPNLFMTQS; the protein is encoded by the exons ATAAAATTTGATGCCGGGACCCTCCTTCTTAGTACCCACCGACTGATTTGGAGAGATCAGAAAAATCAT GAATGCTGCATGGCCATTCCGCTTTCCCAAATCGTGTTCATTGAAGAACAGGCAGCTGGAATTGGGAAAAG TGCCAAAATAGTGGTCCATCTTCACCCAGCTGCTAACAAAGAACCTGGTCCATTCCAGAGTAGTAAGAACTCCTACATCAAGCTCTCCTTCAAAGAACATGGTCAGATTGAG TTTTACAGGCGATTATCAGAGGAAATGACACAGAGAAGATGGGAGAATATGCCAGTTTCCCAGTCATTACAAACAAAAAGAGGACCccag CCAGGAAGAATAAGGGCTGTAGGAATTGTAGGTATTGAaaggaaactggaagaaaaaagaaaagaaaccgaCAAAAACATTTCTGAG GCCTTTGAAGACCTCAGCAAACTAATGGTGAAG GCTAAGGAAATGGTGGAGTTATCAAAATCAATTGCTAATAAGATTAAAGACAAGCAAGGTGATATCACAGAAGATGAG GAACGAGGGGGAATAATGTCACTCACGGAAGTGTACTGTTTAGTAAACCGAGCTCGAGGAATGGAA tTGCTCTCACCAGAAGATTTGGTGAATGCATGCAAGATGCTGGCAGCACTGAAGTTACCTCTCAG GCTCCGAGTGTTTGACAGTGGCGTCATGGTCATTGAACTGCAGTCCCACAAGGAGGAGGAAATGGTGGCCTCAGCCTTGGAGACG GTTTCAGAAAAGGGATCCCTAACATCGGAAGAGTTTGCTAAGCTCGTGGGAATGTCTGTCCTCCTGGCTAAAGAAAG GTTGCTTCTTGCAGAGAAGATGGGCCATCTTTGCCGAGATGATTCAGTGGAAGGCTTGCGGTTTTACCCAAATTTATTTATGACACAGAGCTAA